The Nicotiana tomentosiformis chromosome 2, ASM39032v3, whole genome shotgun sequence genome includes the window GTCAACTATATAAAGTGGCGAGCCAGGAATTACCCTTACGGTATTCACTATTTGATATGTACGTATAAAAAGGTAACTATATTTGACCTACATACACATTATAAATTTTCGAGGAAGGGTGTTTAACTGACCGCATCCCTGAGTCTATGTAGATGTGCCATGTAAGTCCTCATAATTCATGTCGCTCCATTTAAGCCCGCCTCGGTCCAATGATGATATACAAAAAAGAGAACTAACAAAATCTCAAAATAAGGCCAACATTGTTTTTGTTTGTCCCTCATGTTAGGGTGCTATTTGTGTTTTTCTGTGACTTAATTATGCTTTTTTCCCAATTTCTTTGATTTCTCACCGTGTCTTAGTACTGTTTGGTGAAGCCATTTCTGTATCTGCTGCCTCTGCTTGCTCTCTAAACTTCTTGTATATATCCCCTTTGTAAAATTGTCGAGTTCTTGCAACCAAAATCAATGAAGCTAGAGCACCAAAGAATGTGACACCAGCCAAGATTATGAAAGCCAACCGATAACATTGGTTACCCATACAAGTCAACTCTTTGACAGATGCTCTAGTCAAGCCTTTTTTCTCAAGATCCCTCAATGCTTCTCTATCATAAAGAGGTCCAGTCACTCTCACATTCAGGATGTATGATCCAAGAGGGCTAGCCAATTGCCCACAGTTGAATAATGTGGAATAGTACTTCAGGCCAAAAAGCTCAGAAATGATTGTAAAAAGTAATGGCAACTGTGCACCAAATGAGAAACCGATGATTAAAGATGCCACGTACACTGAACCTGGGAAGGGGAAGGCGATGAAAAGGAGGCCGATGCACGAGAGCAAGAGGACTAATGTCATCATAAGGGGCCTAGGAAACTTGAACCTGACAAGTAGGCTTTCAGACACAAATCCTGCAAATATTCTCCCAAAGAAATTCCATATGCTGAGAAGTGACACAAAGGACTTAATGGTGGTTGTTGGATATCCTAAAGATTCTCCTATCTGACCCAAGTTATCAACTGCGGTTAGGCTTGATCCAAGTCCGCAGAATGTAGCCAGAAACAGAATCAACATATCAGTACTTAGGAGTGCTTGTAAGATTGTATAATCTTCCCCTCTAGCTGGTTTATTCAAGAAAATATCCGTGAGCCAGGAGCTCTTCGAGTTGAATTCTTTCTTGGTTTCTGATATTTGAGGTAGTTCGGGGATTGCTTTCAGCTCGCTCTCCACCGATGCTGGCGGATTCTCAGCAACCATTTTGGGAGGACCCAGGAGCAATTTCTTTTGACGCCAGAGAATCAACTCTTCTCTAATGAATACCAAAAGAGGGAGAAAAAGTAAAGCACATGCCACAGTGGCTGTTCCAACATAGGCAGCATGGGAAAAAGCTATAGCTTTCTCGACCAGTGTCATGACCATCAGAAACACTGCTAGCACAATTGATATTATCAAGCAATAGAAGAAAACCGTTTGCTGATTTGGCTGCCTAACGACTTTCATTTCTCGAATAGTATAGACAAATACTACAGATAGTGCAGCCGGAAGCCAGGCAATTAAGAGTATAAGTGATTGAGAATCATTTCCATAGACAGCTAAGTATAGTTGTGTCATTATAGCTCCACTTAGCCCTGTAAATCCTTTTAAAAGGCCTATCATGTTACCTCTACTCTCGGGGAAGTTCCTAATAGAGGTCACAAGAGCTCCTGTATTTGCAAAATTCTGAGAATTGGCTCCAAGGCATATGTATATGCACATTTTCCAAACTTTTGGCTTTGAAATCTTGCCAACAACAGCAAGCCATATCATAAGGTAACCTGTAAAATTCATGGCCGCGCCAACTAGCAGCACAAACCATGTTGGAGTTACCTCGGCTATCAGGCCGGACAGAACTCCAACATTAGCTCCAAGATCCTTGAAGAATCCCAAGAGATTAAGCGTGGTCTGATCATATCCTAGAGAGCCTTTTATTTCCTTGGAATATGTCCCGAAAAGGTAAGTAGCCCCTGCTCCAGCCATGATGAGGAAAGAGGCAAAAAGTGAGAACCATCGACCTCGAACCACATGTAAGGCAAATTGGAGGACCTCATGGCGGCCTCCACCTCCCGTGGTGTTGCCACCACCCGCTTGCACCTCTACCATATCTCCTCGTCTGAAAATTGAACAAACAGAAAAAAGAGTGACAATTTATATGGATATACCCGCCTTGTTTAGAGAATAGTACTTATTAAGCTCATGTTGCTAACTACGTGGGGCAGATAACTGCTGAGAAATCATACTAGAAAGCTCATGAAGCAGCTAATTTAGTGCTCCCTAAAAATACAAGAGATAAACACTAAAATACTTGGATGAGCCAGTTGGAAAAGAATTCTTCCCTGGATAAAAGGTTCATATAGTAGATGGAAATATGTCATCACCAGATTTTTTGGGTCGTTTTGAGGAGGTAATTACTTTCTGTAAACCAATTCATCTACATCTAAAGCAAGTTATATCATGTTCATCATATTAATAAATATGATTAACAATAATCACTCACCAAATTTGTGACTTGATGGTTCTCTTGTATGCTTGGCATGCGCTTCCTGGATTAATTGACCTTTACTGCTCCTTCCTTACTCGAAAGTTGCTATAAAATGGAATAAACATCTCATTCTTTACCTTCTTTTTTCCTGTAAAACATAAAATTGCTATAGGTATATTGAATTCGATATTAGCAAACGTCACtctttaaaattaaaaatggATTCTGTAGGACAACTTTTCTCAAATTCTGTCTAGGCTATATACATCATAAAAATTGAATGGTCAATAGAAATCAATCTGATAACTTCCCACATACTTGTTTAGATGATATGTTCTTTAACTTTACCAACCAAAAAAAAGATAAAGGTTTCATAGCTGCAGAATTAAGAAAATATATGTCATGTAAGATTAAAAAACACACTGATAAGAAAATTATAAAGCCAACATATGCAAGGTTCCAACTTCCAATAAGTATGCCATCTCAAATTGCTTGATGAATTGAAGCATCATTATATATTAAAACAGGCACATGCAGAGGCGGAGCTACAATTCTGCTTACAGGTTTGGCAAAACACAGTACCTTTGACCCATGCCCTATTGTTGTATTTTAAAATCCACTATGTAAATATAATTTATCACGAACATAATAAGctatcttttcaaaaattcaaaacccATAAAGTTATAACACAAGATGTGAGaaataaagttaaaaaattaCAGATTGCATGGCATACAAATCTGGGGGAAACATCCACAAAGGTTTCATTTGTTCATTAATCTGCACATATTTGTGACTTAATCTAAACCTAGCCTTTAGTTATTTCACAAAGATCAAATATAAATCATCTTAATTACTTTCTCACTAACACGTCGATGAATTTCATGTTGCGGAGATGAAAAGAGTCAATAGCAAAATCCCCAAAAGCTAATTAAATGATTATGGGGGAAaatgattttgaaataaattagaGTATACTTACCATTTCTTGATAAAATTATGGCGAAGATGTTGCAATTGGCAGGTAATGAGCGTTTTCAACAATGGAAATAATCAGATAATTTTGGAGTAAAACTGTATAAGGAAAAATATGACATGACACGTGGAACACAAGATGGACCGAACATAGCTATTTTGCTTGTCATCGGAAGGAACAACGATCaagtattaaatgctttgcgccTGGTAACatttaatatgaaatattttgtagcattaaggatgatggcccgttacaagaaatttggcattcatgtctaacgttacatcttcatcaatggctcTCATAATTAACATTAAAGAATGTCATGATCCTAGGATTTcattccctagacatagctataaatagagagctcagTTATCACTGTAAGGGAACGAATTTTCTAgctaacttacactacattctatacaatattttaatataattttattctctcgcttttgatcttatcattgttgtatccggaaaccttgttcccggaaTCATTAGCTCTACTATTTCATCTACGTTCTAAGACTAAGTATTTTAcatttcatcagttatttcattactttttggatcaaattaattaacttgtctagaaaccacaaacaaattcaactgtattatttttcgggtaaacagcttggcgcccaccgtggggcctagacagccgtgcAATTGAATTGATCCTAGCCTTTTTACTAACAAGTTTGATTATTTTTGTCTTAGCAAAAATCACAAAAGAAATGGCAGACAACATTATTAACGACACACGCAACCCTGAAATTCAAGGGGAgcagcctcatttcgaggataCAATCAGTAACACTCGCAATGAGGAGAACGACACTTCACCGATGCATGACGGGATATACCCATCGACAGGTCTGGGAGAGAACTtctgatgatgctgatgaggagcatgtagcGAGTGCAgtgagggtcctgcaagagcaacatgcaatcattctaggccatctcacgcggcaggatcaTGTTATGATGGAACTAAAGCAGGCGTTATCAGATGCTTCAAATAATGTGAACAggcgagatccaattcctcccgaGGTTCCCGTAAACCAAACGACGtggagagtcgacaacaacacccccAGGGAcgaagttggctccgatgggTCCGGGGGGAGTAGATCCGTCCTCAACAACGATAACGATCTGTTCAAGAAGGAACTTTTGCTGTTCATGGAGGAAGTAAATGCACGCATGAATCAAATCCCTGGCGCACTACCAATATTGAAGGAcccgaactcgaagaagtatattcaTTTACCGTACAAACTGAGTGCGGCCCCGAAATTAATCCCGAAGCATTTCAAAATGCCCGAAGTACCGaagtatgacggaacttcagaTCCGTATGAGCACATTACCACTTATATAACGGCAGTGAAAGGAAATAATTTGGCTCCTCACGATATTGAGTCCGTgttgttgaagaaatttggtgagactctcAGGAAGGGAGCTTTAATGTGGTATTCACTATTttccgagcattccatagatttctttaagatgctcgcggattctttcatcaaggcttaTTCCAGCGCCAGAAAGGTGCAGGCCCGAAAGGCCAACATATTCAGGATCACACAGGGAGAGTTCGAGTTATTACGAGAGTACGTCACCcggttccagaaagaaagaatgtttcaACCGGCGGTCCCGGATGAATaagcagctgaagcattcaccaaaggtttaAATCAGAGAAGTTCGGACGCTTCCCGAAATTTGAAGGAGCGTCTGCTCGAGTTTCATGCgacgacttgggcggatgtccacaacctGTACGAGTCAAAAATAAagatcgaagatgatcaggttggctttccatcgtcgaccaaaggacgggagaagaacagAGAAATAATGAAAGATGATATTGACACAGATAGATGGACTTAGAGAGGCCGATTTTTTACCCTACGAGCGGACAGAAGGTCGTGGCAGGAACTTCCGGACAGCAGACAGGTTCACCATTGATAGAAGGACCGATCGTGGCCGGAACAACAGATCGTTGCAGGATAGAGAAATCTCGGGGTTGCGAGATTCTTCTTACCCAAAGTTattagaatataacttcaatgtcacTATCGTAGAATTGGTGTCGGCcatgaggaatatcaaagaggCATGATTCCCAAGACCTATGAAATATGATCCCAGctagagggatcccaatttatggtgtgaataccatggcactaacagccaccggactggggactgctGACACCTCCGGAAAGAAGTGGCAACATTGTTAAAAAATGGTCTCCTCATGGAATTCTTGAGCGATCGAGCTAAAAACAACTATGGTCGGAACAGAGGCGATGCGGAAAcctcaaaagcaggagaagaacctcCACGCCAAAAGAttaacatgatcttcggagggaatgaaATTAAtagggtcaccttttcggcagcaaataagacaaaagtatcgataactcatagtaaaagtcTCTGGGACACCTGATATCATGTTCACAAATGAAGATGCAGACGGATTACTACTACCGCACAATGACGCGctagtaatttctttaaatgtgttaaattttaaaattaaacttgttttagtggatccaagaAGTTCAGCttatatcatacaatggagagtactggagcaagctaaactttTGATGCTCGCTGGATTGTCCCGGCAACAAaactcctcgctggattcaacctcgcaagcgtgacaacccgggGAAAAATTTTGATGCTCACGAACACTGAGGGAGTAATGAAGACAACGCTCTTCGAAGTGGTAAACGGATACATGGGATAtaacatcatcttgggaaggccatggCTACATGAGATGAAAGTCGTgccttcaacatatcaccaattgttaaAAGTTTCGACACTCGATGGGATCAAAcagataaggggtgatcaaccgACAGCAAGGGAAAGGAATGCAATttcagtttccagtagcaaaggaaaggaacgtgTGGCATAGCAATTACTGGAACCTGCACCGGCCCACGAACTAGAGGAAACTAACCCGAAGATAGAAGAGTCGGAACAATATcgggtaccaaggtattttcaagtacTGGAGGAGACGGACGCGATGAAGTCCATGGTAGAGGAACTGGAGCAGGTTGCATTGttgaattcctagaaaggaaattccatttgggaACAGGACTGCACCCATAGCACAGGTAtgcttttattgaattccttaaaattaacacTGATTGTTTTGCATGATCGCACGAAGATATGACAGGCATCCCAACGGAGATAGTCGTACACacgttaagcttggatcccaacatatCTCCGTTAAGGCAAAAGAAGCGCCCTACTGctgaagcaaggaataaattcatcaaagaagaggtaactcgtttacttaagattggttcaatccgagaggtaagatatccagactggctagaCAACGTAGTAGTAGTACCTAAGAAGAATAAAAAATTTCGCATGTGCGTACATTATAAGGATCTTAATAAAGCGTACCtgaaagactcattcccattgccaaatatcgatcagatGATTGATGTTACGGCCGAGCATGagctaatgagtttcctcgatgcttattttgggtataatcaaatcaagatgaacctagaagatcaggaaaagacttcatttataacgaattttggtatatattgttacaatatgatgcccttcgggctaaaaacgccggagccacttatcaatggctcgtgaataagatgtttgaaaacaaataggaaagactatggaagtatacatagacgatatgctcattaagtctttgaatgcaggtgatcacTTGAAGCTTATGCAAGAAACATTCAACATCCTGAGGGAGCATAATttgaaacttaaccccgagaagtgtgcgttcggggtCAGTTCGGGTAAGTTCCTAGGATTCCTAAAATCACAAAGGGTAATTAAGGTAAAttccgacaaaatcaaggccatagtggacatcctggatcaattatcTAACGTAAAATAAGTCCAAAGGCTCATGGGAGGTTGGAAGCTTTGAGCAGATTCATCTCCCGTTCATCGAAAAATATCATCGTTTCTTtgcactactcaaaaagaaaaacaatttcgaGTGGACACCGGAATGTCAGCAAGCCttgaagaaatatttgtcaagcccTCTGTTTCTCTCAAAACCAAAGGAAGGTGAAATGTTTCTActctacctcgcggtttcagaagttgcggtgagtgcagttttagtccgagaggacgaaggtacacaatttcctatttattatgttagctaAATTTTATCGGGAGCacaaactcgctacccacatctggaaaagCTGGCCATAACTCTCGTAGTCGTCGCTCGAAAActaaggccctacttccaatgccacccgatagctgtAGTAACTACATTACCTTTAAggaatatccttcataaacccTATCACTAGGGtaaattggccaaatgggccgtcgaaatgagcgaATTTGATATAGAGTATAAaccgaggactgcaattaagtcgcagGTTTTGGCTGACTTTGTGGTTGATTTCAGTCCGGGACTATTGCCTCTGGCGGCTAAGGAGgcaataatggtgtcagaatcaacatcgggagtttggaccttatttacggacggagcttcaaacgtaaaagggtccggtctCGAAATAGTTTTAATCACACCTTCGGGGGAAAACATAAGGCAAGCCATCCAGACGATTCctctaactaacaatgaagcagagtataaaGATTTGATTGCTatgctcgaattggcccgggggaTTGAATCCAAaatcatcgaaatcaaatgtgactcgcggttggtggtaaatcaggtctacgaaatttttgacaccaaagaggaacgtatgcaacaatacgtggtaaaggttcaggCTTTATTAGCACGATTTCGGGAGTGGTCATTAACGCATATCCCGAAGGAAGATAACGCGGAGGCAGATGCATTGGAAAATTTGGGCTCATCAACATAAATTCAAGGATCGGAATCAGGGACGGTAGTACAACTAATGAACTCAGCCTTGGACACAGATGGTTACTAAGAGGTAAATGCGACtagtttggtctgggactggagaaatgaaataatcgattatctcgagcatggaaagttgcccgaagaccccaaagcatcaaaAACGTTGCATgccaaagctgcacgttataACTTCAAGAAAGGCCAATTGTACAGATAATCCTTTCAAGGCCTGTTGGCCTGgtgcttaggagcatcagaagctaaCTATGCCATGAGAGAAATccatgaagggatatgcggcaaccactaaggtgcagattctttggtgctgaaattaattcgggcaggatattactggccccatatggaacaagatgccaaagacttcgtacgaaaatgtgataagtgccaacgctatgaaccactagtacatcaaccgacATAACCCCTACATTTGGTTttgtccccgtggccattcataaaatgggggATGGAGATCGTCGGACCACTACCACCGGCTCCCGAAAAGGTAAGATATCTCTTAATTTaaattgactatttttctaaatggatggaagcaggtccttatcagaagatcggagaatgagaagtggtcgacttcctgtggaaaaatataatttgcagatttgAAATACCAAAATAGATTGCATGCGACAATAGGCCACAGTTTACTgacgcaaaagttacaaagttccttgaagatttgaagataaagagaaTTACCTCTTTGCCttaccatccgagcgcaaatggtgaagcggaatcaacaaacaaaatcattattcaaaacctcaagaaaatgtTGAAAGCAGCAAAAGGCAACTGGCCCGATAAATTACCTGCAGTTCTATGGTCCTACCGAACTAAGGCCAAATCAAGCATAGGAGAAACCCCTTTTTCCCTTTTATACGGTGTAGAAGCTTTGATACCAGTGGAAGTGGGGGAACTAACCTTAAGGTATTCCCAGGCGAACGAAGAttcgaacaacgaagcaatgctaagcaacttggagctgctcgatgaacgcagggacttgCCGCATGTCAAAATAGCGGCCCAAAAGTAGAGAATGGagcggtattataatcgaagagccaaacCTCcgatatttcaaagtaggagacttggtcttgaggaaggtAACCCAAAACACCCGGGAACTCAACGTGGGCAAGTTAggcccaacatgggaaggcccttatcGAATTTCAACTATCActgggaaaggatcatacg containing:
- the LOC104117959 gene encoding protein NUCLEAR FUSION DEFECTIVE 4-like; translated protein: MVEVQAGGGNTTGGGGRHEVLQFALHVVRGRWFSLFASFLIMAGAGATYLFGTYSKEIKGSLGYDQTTLNLLGFFKDLGANVGVLSGLIAEVTPTWFVLLVGAAMNFTGYLMIWLAVVGKISKPKVWKMCIYICLGANSQNFANTGALVTSIRNFPESRGNMIGLLKGFTGLSGAIMTQLYLAVYGNDSQSLILLIAWLPAALSVVFVYTIREMKVVRQPNQQTVFFYCLIISIVLAVFLMVMTLVEKAIAFSHAAYVGTATVACALLFLPLLVFIREELILWRQKKLLLGPPKMVAENPPASVESELKAIPELPQISETKKEFNSKSSWLTDIFLNKPARGEDYTILQALLSTDMLILFLATFCGLGSSLTAVDNLGQIGESLGYPTTTIKSFVSLLSIWNFFGRIFAGFVSESLLVRFKFPRPLMMTLVLLLSCIGLLFIAFPFPGSVYVASLIIGFSFGAQLPLLFTIISELFGLKYYSTLFNCGQLASPLGSYILNVRVTGPLYDREALRDLEKKGLTRASVKELTCMGNQCYRLAFIILAGVTFFGALASLILVARTRQFYKGDIYKKFREQAEAADTEMASPNSTKTR
- the LOC138906069 gene encoding uncharacterized protein; translated protein: MTGYTHRQVWERTSDDADEEHVASAVRVLQEQHAIILGHLTRQDHVMMELKQALSDASNNVNRRDPIPPEVPVNQTTWRVDNNTPRDEVGSDGSGGSRSVLNNDNDLFKKELLLFMEEVNARMNQIPGALPILKDPNSKKYIHLPYKLSAAPKLIPKHFKMPEVPKYDGTSDPYEHITTYITAVKGNNLAPHDIESVLLKKFGETLRKGALMWYSLFSEHSIDFFKMLADSFIKAYSSARKVQARKANIFRITQGEFELLREYVTRFQKERMFQPAVPDE